ACCCTTCTCTAATAGTGTGACTTCTGCTGACCCTAACTCATAATCAGATAAGTTGGCCGGGATGCAAGTTGTATAGCATCCTACACTGCCCTAGTAACGGGATACTCCCCCTTATTGACGAGTGCAGCTGAGGGCTAAGGAGGCGTTCCCAGTAGCGATCTGGATGTCAGCGTCACTGGTGGGTTGTGTTAGCAGTGTTTGGCTGGTCAGATCACATGTCTGACATGCTTAGAACAGCCGCACGTCAGCATTGACGTTGCTGGGATCCGATTGGTTGATGGGGGTTCGGCCCCAGCGAAAGGGGAGGAGTGATGTCTGTATGAACTCTCATTCCTAGTATTAGCGTGCCGCTGCTGTCAGATGCCAGCCTTCGGAGTGATACCTGTGATCTGGGAAAATTCTGCGTAATCTGATGGAGGCAACAATTTCAATACACCAGAAAAGAGATTTACCTTTTGTTGAAGGCGTTCATGCACAGGTTAAAATGTTTAGCTGTATCCACCTGCGCAGGAGCGCCTTCAACAAGGAGTGAATCTATTTTTTGGTGTATTGaaatcatatatggatagtgacatcagggcatccctctaggagcagaatccctggcctgtgctctggctggggattccactcctagggggagttctaatggcgctatatacaggggtggcgctatcttcaagggtgtctgccactatctacatggacactgtggcgctatataggggcactatctaggggggacactgtggtgctatctacatgggtactgtgtcactatctacaaagggaactGGAACTATGggcaactaagggggcattatattgtataagggcagctagggggggcagTATACCACATGGGGGCagcatgctgtatgggggcagctttgggggcattaagctgtatggggcagctattgggcaatatgctgtatggggcagctatggggggcattatactgtattggggcatctgtgtgggcattatactctatggggggcattatactgtatggggcagctacaggggaaatatgctgcatggggcagctatggggctttatgtgtatgggggaatttatttgtgcattatactgtactggGTCATTTGTATGGGCATtacactgcatgggagaatctgtgtgggcattatactgtatgcgggcatctgtgtgggcattatactgtatgggagcatctgttttggctttatactgtatgggtgcatctatggggcagtatactttatggtggcagctatgagggcattatactgtatggtggcagctatgagggcattatactgtgtgggggcagctatttggtattatactatgtgaaaggcactatgggagcatgatactgtgtagactaaaccgggtgtgtatgggcggggattgggtgggaaaaAATTTTGAAGCGACGCGCTACGTGCACTGCATCGGTTGCACCCTCTttctgatacttgaaagttgggaggtgtgCAGTTAACCAATGATTGCTCCCTTTTATGTAtgcatattttatattattttgctGGATCAAGTGAATTTTATGTCCGCCTGATTAAACAAGTGATGtttatgtccccctccctgattGAACAAGTAAAGATTATGTCTCCCTGCTTCCCCAGTGACATTGGGAGAGATTTATCAAGCTGTCTTATAGTTAGAATATCCCACAGCTTCATATATTAACTGTGCACTGTATCCACCTACGCAGGAGCGCCTTCAACAAGGAGTGAATCTCTTTTTTGGTGTATTGaaatcatatatggatagtgacatcagggcatccctctaggagcagaatccctggcctatgctctggctggggattccactcctagggtGAGTTctaatggcgctatatacagggggtggcgctatcttcaagggtgtctggcactatctacatggacactgtggcgctatataggggcactatctaggggggacactgtggtgctatccacatgggcactgtgtcactatatacaaagggaactGGAACTAGGGGCAActaagggagcattatattgtataagggcagctagggggggcagTATACCACATGGGGGCagcatgctgtatgggggcagctttgtgggcattaagctgtatggggcagctattgggcaataggctgtatggggcagctatgggggcattatactgtattggggcatctgtgtgggcattatactctatggggggcattatactgtatggggcagctacaggggaaaTATGctgcatgggacagctatggggctttatgtgtatgggggaatttatttgtgcattatactgtacggggtcaTTTGTATGGGCATtacactgcatgggagaatctgtgtgggcattatactgtatgcgggcatctgtgtgggcattatactgtatgggagcatctgttttggctttatactgtatgggtgcatctatggggcagtatactgtatggtggcagctatgggggcattatactgtatggtggcagctatgagggcattatactgtgtgggggcagctatttggtattatactgtgtgaaaggcactatgggagcatgatactgtgtggcctaaactgggtgtgtatgggcggggattgggtgggaaatTTTTTTGAAGCGACGCGCTACGTGCACCGCATCGGTTGCACCCTCTttctgatacttgaaagttgggaggtgtgTAGTTGACCAATGATTGTCCCCTTTTATGTAtgcatattttatattattttgctGGATCAAGTGAATTTTATGTCCGCCTGATTAAACAAGTGATGtttatgtccccctccctgattGAACAAGTAAAGATTATGTCTCCCTGCTTCCCCAGTGACATTGGGAGAGATTTATCAAGCTGTCTTATAGAAAGAATATCCCACAGAATTCATATATTAATGCTCTAAGGTCAaataaaagctgagctctgattggttgctatgggcaactgttaCTATACTGCTactataagggtgtgttcacatcagcgtttaagTTCCGTTGATaggtcaggggaacccatcaacagaaaggcaaatggaaaccatagctttccgtttgctttaccattgatttcaatggaaatacttacgttgctaatggtttccatttgtctccgttctgtaacgtttcagtttttttgatggaatcaatagtgcagtcgactgcactattgtttccggcccaaaaaaccggaaaccttacggaacggagacaaacagaaaccattagtaacataagcattaccattgaaatcaatggtaatgcaaacggaaagctatggtttccatgtgcctttccgttgaggggttcccctgacggaaaggtctaacggaacccagcaacggaacctaacgctgatgtgaacaggccgtaAAACAGCTTGATAATTATACCCTATTAATTGCAATTTTTTGTTGCCCTTAAATTAAAATGGATCAACATTTCTTTGAGAAGACACTCCGCCTATTATAACTGGTACGAATAAAACTGATATCATCAAATTCATGGAACAGCACTATTTACTTGCAAACAATCTGGACTGCGAAAACTGCCATCAACCTCTGCGTTGGATCACTCGCACCAATGTTCTGATGGATATTCTTGAAAGTGTATTTACAAGAACTGTGTGTCATCATGGGTATCCATCAGAAAGGGCTTTTTCTTTTAAAAGTCGCACATCTCTCTGAAAAAGTGGCTACACATTACTCACCTCTGGTGTTTGGACACCTCTGAAAAAGAAgctgcacaactgactggaaaAACTGAAAGCAGGGGGACATAATTTGCACAattgactggaatatccgaacgctgggggacataatctgcacaaTTGACTGGAATATCCAAACGCTGggggacataatctgcacaaTTGACTGGAATATCTGAACACTGGggggacataatctgcacaactgactggaatatctgaacacagggggacataatctttacTTGATCCATCTACCCATCTCATTTGTGTCAAGTGAAATTTATGTCCTTGGGGGATATAATCTTCACTTCATCAATTTTGCTATTGCAGCACAGCAATCTTGGCCTGTGGTTTGGGTAACAGAATTAATATGTTGTATAGTTGCTAACATTTTTGACCATATCATAAATAATACGGACTTACAAGTGCATTTCCATGTATTTTTAAATAAAGCCCTCTTTTAGTAAAATCTTGCCCTCCTGAAAGGTAACGTCTTCTGGAGATTGGGGATGATTGGGTGACCTGTAAATGACCAATGTCACTCTCCTTGAagttaaatatatatgtatgtgtgtgtactgtatatgtgCAACTTGCAGCTTTTCTCTGAACTAAGCACCTATATAACATACAAAAcactattatttattttgtatatatttaaCCTTTTCACATACTCATGGAttataaaaataacattaaaatttACTAAATAAAAGTGGTTTATCTAATATTGCTATGCAGGATTTTATTTGTACCTGGTTCTAAAGCCTGGTACCGCATCTGTATCTGCCAGTCTCCCATTGCCAATTACTTGACTCTCTAACCCTTATGTTACCCATCAATTCGCTATACCCTTTTCAGGCCGTTTCTTTGAGACCTTTACGTTTGCAGTTCCCCTTGGCTACTGCACCGCCAACTACATCCTTTGGGTTTGATTCCTCTCCAGCTAGCCGTTATTCAGGGAATCAACCACTGGACTAGCAAAAGGCATCTAAGTCCTGGGGCCAGCCGAGTAGTGGGAAAGAAGGTGCTTTAGGTGAAATTGTGCCGTTCTGTTAGTTCTATAGCTGTAAACAATGATAGTACAGTAGATCTACTTTTTCTACACCTGCAAAACAGGTCAATTTGTTGCCATTTTCGGCTTTAACTTCTTAAAAACGATCACATATCAACAGGCCCACAAGCAATTTAAAATCAATGTATTCCAATGGTAATCTGGACCTTTTAAACTAGTCTCTGTGTATCCCATCTGGATTAAATGGCCACGCATGTGCAAGGCTCTCTCCATTATGTTCTATGGGTGTCATGGAAACAGTCAAGCTGTCTTCTCGAtatataggtgagggtcccagagctgggacccacatctatgagacatttatggaatatcttatggatatgccataaatgtctgtgattggaataaccctttaaatcttACCACTAAAGGTATTCCCCAAATAAATCAAAGTAACTAattaatttttgcatttttttatttatgtcacCGGCGGGCACTGCATAAATATTTCCACATACCTAATAAAGCACAATCTGAACACAAAACatggtatgtatgtatggcaaGAAAATAGCATGCAATAACTATGTATATCACAAATATACGTTTTTATTAGAAGAAAATACACCACATGAAagaattaaaaacatttaaaatagcatcGACATGCTACATAGAATCTCTGGGGGTagccaccctgataagtggcaAACAATGGAGACCCCGACAATACCACCTAATCCCCTAGATATGCAGGGTTATagccctgaggaagccacattgtggCGATAAGCGTGGGGCTTTCAGTCCCCTTCTCCCCTTTTGACATATCACGTAAATATGCTTGTTTGATGCAATATTTGTGTTCATAGATGCGTATACATTAGGATTGCATATCTAGGGGATTAGGTGGTATTGTCGGGGTCTCCATTATTTGTCATATACATAGTTATTTCATGTTATTTTCtttccatacatacataccagtttgtgttttgtgttcagatTAATTAATTTTTGCAGCCACTGGGTAATAATGTTGCAGGAACCACAATTGTCACACAAACAGAAAATCTGAATATTTGCTTTGATAGTGTTTTCAGTCCTGTGTTTTctgttgaaaaatgtaaaaaaaagaatgacATACTAGATTTTCGCATGTAGATTTCCCTACTGCGGATTTTCCCTTTGAAGTTTATAGTGAaagaaaaatcacaaaaatattTGATATAGAGCAAAAAGCTGCACATGTAACTAATGCAACGTGTAAACATCTTAAAATACTACAATAAAAAGCAAAGTCCCATCATTAAATATTTCTGGAAAGTAATTCGAGATTAACAAATAATCTATAGAATATCTTTATTTAATGTATTAACCTATAGACAAATAAATTACAAGTGCAATTAAAATGTTGAATGTGTGAGTTATGGGCGGACATGTCATCTACATGAATCTGAACTCACTCTGTTTCGAGAAAACCAGTGTTTTAATGTTGCAGATATCTCTCGATAACGCAGTCCATAGAGTAGGGGTGACAAGGCTCTTGGCATCATCATCATTAGTCCATTATTACAAGCTGATATCCACATTCTTGCCTCTATGCTGATTGTGCTGTTTTTGAACATCATGATTTCAGCTGTCAGGATAAAAGCAGGAACAATATACAAACACAGCAAAATGGAGTGCGTCAGTAGAGTCATTCGAGCTCTGGAGAAGCGGCTCACCCAAATTCCTGACTTCCGTGTCATTGTGTATAACTTTATGTAAAAATATGTGATCATAACAGAACAAATCATCAAGAAGAATATTGCAAAAGCACAGACTACTGTCACTAAATTATTTTTCCTCTGATCAGAGCCATAGCTCAGCATGAGGCAAACATTTAGTTTTTCGAGAGAGTCTTCATCAAATGTTTCAGACACTAAAAATGCTATCAAGGGGAAGAGTGAGGAAAAAATCCATATAGCCATTAAAATCAACCTTGTCCGTTGCATTGAAAGGAGAGAATAGTAATGAAGAGGAAAACAGATCGCTATATATGTATCAACCACCATAACAGTAAAAGTCAAAACACAACTGGAGTAGGCTGAAAATGAGAAGACAATCATTGTAAAACAGAAAACCCTGTGGACATACCACCGGGTGACATTACACATAGAGATGATTGAGTTAAACAAAAGAAAGATTAGATCTGAAACCATCACATTGGCCAGTAGAATATACCTTGTCTCTTTCCGTAGTTTCTCCTTCATTAGAATACTAACAAGGATCATTGGGTTGACCAATAAAGTGACAATGCTGAAGATTGCTGCTGGAATTAAAAACGTCCACATCATAGAAGCAGATTTAGAAATGCATTGTGAATCTTCTGTTGTGTTACTGTCGAAAGATCCATTGGATGTGATCGATGACGATGGGTTGGAGAAATAAGATGTGCAGTTCACATAATCTATAAGCATCTTTGCCTCATCATTTAGCGGAGTTCATTACCCATTTAGATAAGATCTTCATTAAATCCACATTGTCTTCAAGATCAATAAATATAGTctgtaaaatgaaaaacaaaaaacaaaaaaaaaaaacagatgaagtgatacaatgttatatacATTGGAACAGTATTTATTCATCATGGATGTTTGGCTtaatttatatgtatttatactacAAAGATAGCTCCTTATGAATGTGTTCTACATAAGTATCGTCTTCTTTTCAATGCCCTCTTGTTCTGGATGACCATTgtattgtatagtgtacctgtggcagttcagacagtagcaagacaggctcggctgggattaggcagcaggtagacgtcagtcgtggagtagcaggacagcacggcacttgaccaggatagcatgggatacaggttgcAGGACACAGGTACATGaactgggaacactgggaactggaaaacactaggagaccatttgcataaacaAATTTTGGGTACAacaataacaacgctcaggcatgggaggaaggggcacagcccttcctatagcccagggtgctccgggagaaatcagctcaatcttccacctgtgtgcgctttggctccttgagtctggactgagctcgcgagtgcaccctggtagtcactgtggaacaggacggccgtatgtgcagacatctctggagaaaagggcatcgactggatggaaggagtttgtagtcagcgaccatggacgttacagtatccccccctcttacgccccctcttcttgggaccagaacgagagagaaacctcttaatgagggtagcagcattgagattctcttctggctcccaggacctttcctctggaccaaaccccttccaatctactaaataaaaggttcttcctcttacttttttagtctccaggatctccttaacctcaaaggtgtctgaagggcctctGAAGGCAacagcagggctaggagtcttggtatagcggttcagaaccaccggcttcaggagggagacatggaaggagttggggatcttgaggttaggaggcagccgaagcttgtaggccacATGGtttatctgctgtaggatctcgaacagTCCGAGGAActcgggagcaaatttgtatgatggcaccctcagtcggatattcctagaggacagccagaccttcgtgcaagggagagaaattgaggaggttctcttctccttgtgtttgccttccgtttcatgcggtcgactgtcagtaggatggaggatcgagtctgcttccagatctgcaggaagtccctaaaggcagagtcagctgctggtacctcggacgtatcgggcacggggagaggaattcgtgggtgttggctgtagacaatgaaAAACAGTGTATTCCTTGTTtactcactggtgtgattattacatgagaactcagcccatggaagcagctgcacccagtcatcatgctgcttggagatgaagtggcgtaggtagttctccaagatctgattgatcctctcgaccctgaccattggactgaggatagtaggctgaggaaaagtccaacttcacacgaggagtcctcagagggctcttcagaacttcgaggtgaactggaccccccaatcagacacaatatgccacagcaagctgtgcaggcggaagatgtgttggatgaaaagtttggccagttgaggagcagaaggaagaccggtcagtggaacgaagtgggccatcttcgaaaatcagtCCACCACCACTCAGACAGTACAGAATCCCGCGGaaggaggcaggtccgtaacaaagtccatagctatatgctgccagggggcattgggcacaggcagcgggtggagcaggccagcaggtctggagtgagtaaccttgttagctgcacacaccgaGCAGGAGGAAactaagtccatgatgtctttgggcagcgtggaccaCCATAAATGACGGGCAAtgaggtctcgggtcttatgggtacccgagtgacctgccagtctagagcagtgtccctagcggaggattctccttctgtcagccaggcgcacaaaggtcctccctggaggaatgtccccaacttgcagggggttgacagagacaatgcaagacgggtcaataatattctgtggaatttccatggtgtcctctgtctcgaaagatctggacaaggcatcggccctcacattcttgtcagccaggcgataatggagctcaaactggaacctggtaaagaacagcgacccccTGGCCTGACAAGGATTCAGcctttgggccgtctggagataggtgagattcttgtggttcgTAAAAATTAgggtgggatgagctgcgccctctagtagagggCTCCACTcccccagagccaatttgatggccagtaactctcgatccccaatcgagtagttgcgttctgcggaagagaaaagcttagagaaatatccacataccattga
This genomic stretch from Rhinoderma darwinii isolate aRhiDar2 chromosome 4, aRhiDar2.hap1, whole genome shotgun sequence harbors:
- the LOC142760772 gene encoding putative G-protein coupled receptor 148 — protein: MLIDYVNCTSYFSNPSSSITSNGSFDSNTTEDSQCISKSASMMWTFLIPAAIFSIVTLLVNPMILVSILMKEKLRKETRYILLANVMVSDLIFLLFNSIISMCNVTRWYVHRVFCFTMIVFSFSAYSSCVLTFTVMVVDTYIAICFPLHYYSLLSMQRTRLILMAIWIFSSLFPLIAFLVSETFDEDSLEKLNVCLMLSYGSDQRKNNLVTVVCAFAIFFLMICSVMITYFYIKLYTMTRKSGIWVSRFSRARMTLLTHSILLCLYIVPAFILTAEIMMFKNSTISIEARMWISACNNGLMMMMPRALSPLLYGLRYREISATLKHWFSRNRVSSDSCR